The Saccharothrix variisporea genome has a segment encoding these proteins:
- a CDS encoding putative bifunctional diguanylate cyclase/phosphodiesterase, whose protein sequence is MARKWAYLLSTSVVVQHTKSELDAELSQQLDRICALLLAEPFDPAPLEELGEQFVSLGYMTEDGLRCTTEVLGRGLLALPDFQPTDRWADRVAVGLGAFATGFAAASRRSVFDQQEALRLSLLKAVRDAKWRLRESEARFDEVVTSSSSGVLIVDLDGTLVRANAAVGEILGYTPAELAELTLFDLVDTESADALRKTMDELLLGGPDRIRQSHRLLRKNGDVARITLTTSLLPGEEPGTGHFVTVVEDGTELMLLQGELNRQALHDVLTGLPNRQFFTTHLEAALRRADPVHGVTLLHLDIDAFGMVVNSLGSRAGERLLVHVAQRLRAVVARERAMVARFEGDEFGILVENTASTPEVAWIVAAINAELAEPLFVEGHGIAVSASTGVVVRPPHDTEPAELLRSADQALRRAKAGRRGQWELFHPARDLADRRAQALAVGMPGAWEQGEISVRYRPVVALSDGVGAGEDSGGSGGVVGLDALLRWDREQPLEHDLCVELAEQTGLVLALGEWVLRTAADQARWWRDAVLAVSLTAVQSADADLEARVVRVLEDTGLRPDRLVVGMPVGVLSVSEAAENLTVLADMGVGTALHDFALGPDDLAAAEALGVRRVRVARRLVDRRTSYVAALVAAVREVGAVVEVDGVRTDEQARWWRSAGAFAGCGPHFGAAVTAAEAVSHFR, encoded by the coding sequence TTGGCGCGCAAGTGGGCATATCTGCTGAGCACCTCCGTCGTCGTCCAGCACACCAAATCCGAACTGGACGCCGAATTGTCACAACAGCTGGACCGCATTTGCGCACTGCTGCTCGCGGAACCCTTCGACCCGGCACCGCTGGAAGAACTCGGCGAACAGTTCGTGTCCCTCGGCTACATGACCGAGGACGGATTGCGCTGCACCACCGAAGTCCTCGGCCGGGGCCTGCTCGCACTGCCCGACTTCCAGCCGACCGACCGCTGGGCCGACCGGGTCGCGGTGGGTCTGGGCGCGTTCGCCACCGGGTTCGCCGCGGCGAGCAGGCGGTCGGTGTTCGACCAGCAGGAGGCGCTGCGGCTGTCGCTGCTCAAGGCGGTGCGCGATGCGAAGTGGCGGCTGCGGGAGAGCGAGGCCCGGTTCGACGAGGTCGTGACCTCGTCCTCCAGCGGCGTGCTGATCGTGGACCTGGACGGCACGCTGGTGCGCGCGAACGCCGCCGTCGGCGAGATCCTCGGCTACACGCCCGCCGAGCTGGCCGAGCTGACCCTGTTCGACCTGGTCGACACCGAGTCCGCGGACGCGCTGCGGAAGACCATGGACGAGCTGCTGCTGGGCGGCCCGGACCGGATCCGGCAGTCGCACCGGCTGCTGCGCAAGAACGGCGACGTCGCCCGCATCACGCTCACCACCTCCCTGCTGCCCGGCGAGGAACCCGGCACCGGCCACTTCGTGACCGTGGTCGAGGACGGCACCGAGCTGATGCTGCTGCAGGGCGAGCTGAACCGGCAGGCGCTGCACGACGTCCTGACCGGCCTGCCGAACCGGCAGTTCTTCACCACCCACCTGGAGGCGGCGCTGCGGCGCGCGGACCCCGTGCACGGCGTCACGCTGCTGCACCTGGACATCGACGCGTTCGGCATGGTCGTCAACAGCCTGGGCAGCCGGGCCGGGGAACGCCTGCTCGTGCACGTCGCCCAGCGGCTGAGAGCCGTGGTCGCGCGGGAGAGGGCGATGGTCGCGCGGTTCGAGGGCGACGAGTTCGGCATCCTCGTGGAGAACACCGCGAGCACGCCGGAGGTGGCGTGGATCGTCGCCGCCATCAACGCCGAGCTGGCCGAGCCGCTGTTCGTGGAGGGGCACGGCATCGCGGTGTCGGCGAGCACCGGCGTGGTGGTCCGGCCGCCGCACGACACCGAGCCCGCCGAGCTGCTGCGGTCGGCCGACCAGGCGCTGCGCCGGGCCAAGGCGGGCCGGCGCGGGCAGTGGGAGCTGTTCCACCCGGCGCGCGACCTGGCGGACCGGCGGGCGCAGGCGCTGGCCGTGGGGATGCCGGGCGCGTGGGAGCAGGGCGAGATCTCCGTGCGGTACCGGCCGGTGGTGGCGCTGTCCGACGGGGTCGGGGCCGGTGAGGACTCGGGCGGGTCCGGTGGGGTCGTGGGCCTGGACGCGTTGCTGCGCTGGGACCGGGAGCAGCCGCTGGAGCACGACCTGTGCGTGGAGCTGGCCGAGCAGACCGGTCTGGTGCTGGCGCTGGGCGAGTGGGTCCTGCGGACCGCCGCCGACCAGGCCCGGTGGTGGCGGGACGCGGTGCTGGCGGTGAGCCTCACCGCCGTGCAGTCCGCCGACGCGGACCTGGAGGCGCGGGTCGTGCGGGTGCTGGAGGACACCGGGCTGCGGCCGGACCGGCTCGTGGTCGGGATGCCGGTGGGCGTGCTGTCGGTGTCCGAAGCCGCCGAGAACCTGACCGTGCTGGCCGACATGGGCGTGGGCACCGCGCTGCACGACTTCGCGCTGGGCCCGGACGACCTGGCGGCGGCCGAGGCGTTGGGCGTGCGGCGGGTCCGAGTGGCGCGGCGGTTGGTGGACCGGCGGACGTCCTACGTCGCCGCTCTGGTGGCCGCGGTGCGGGAGGTCGGCGCGGTCGTGGAGGTCGATGGG
- a CDS encoding cytochrome P450, translating into MRVPVAPGRLPFLGHTLPMLRGRHRYTARLRERAEIVEVDLGPLPTYFVTSPRFTHQVLVTDGPRFRKGIMFERFEPFLGNGLILSDGAFHRRQRRMVQPAFHRDRLAGYTAIMADAAGRAVGAWRPGEVRVVEDDMQALAVTIVGEALFTTEIEPRAIEEIRRSMFEVTKYGMLMALLPGALAKVPTPPNRRFHRAIGRIQAVVGEVVARRRAEGVDRGDLLSILLQAHDEDTGEGMSDRQVFDEVVGLLSAGIETTALALAWAFHELSRHPDVEERLHAEVDEVLAGRPVTFDDLPKLTYTRQVVQEVLRRYPIWILMRRTLEPVDFDGFEVPAGSEVIISPHALHHDPRTFPDPDRFDPDRWEPSRAASVPRGAYIPFGAGTRQCVGNAFALNEAVVVLATVASKYRLRPVPGKPVRTKYTTAPYPSGLLLTVVPRS; encoded by the coding sequence ATGCGCGTCCCGGTGGCCCCCGGACGGCTGCCTTTCCTCGGGCACACGCTGCCCATGCTGCGTGGCCGACACCGCTACACCGCACGGTTGCGGGAACGGGCGGAGATCGTCGAAGTCGACCTGGGTCCATTGCCCACCTATTTCGTGACCAGTCCTCGATTCACCCACCAGGTGTTGGTCACGGACGGCCCGCGATTCCGCAAGGGCATCATGTTCGAGCGGTTCGAACCGTTCCTGGGCAACGGCCTGATCCTGTCCGACGGCGCCTTCCACCGCAGGCAGCGCCGCATGGTCCAGCCCGCCTTCCACCGCGACCGCCTGGCCGGCTACACCGCGATCATGGCCGACGCGGCGGGCCGGGCGGTCGGCGCGTGGCGGCCCGGCGAGGTCCGGGTGGTCGAGGACGACATGCAGGCGCTCGCGGTGACCATCGTCGGCGAGGCCCTGTTCACCACCGAGATCGAGCCGCGCGCGATCGAGGAGATCCGCCGGTCGATGTTCGAGGTGACCAAGTACGGCATGCTGATGGCGTTGTTGCCCGGCGCGCTGGCGAAGGTCCCGACCCCGCCCAACCGGCGGTTCCACCGGGCCATCGGGCGCATCCAGGCCGTCGTGGGCGAGGTCGTCGCACGCCGGCGCGCGGAGGGCGTGGACCGCGGGGACCTGCTGTCCATCCTGTTGCAGGCGCACGACGAGGACACCGGCGAGGGCATGTCCGACCGGCAGGTGTTCGACGAGGTGGTCGGCCTGCTGTCGGCCGGGATCGAGACCACCGCGCTGGCGCTGGCCTGGGCGTTCCACGAGCTGTCCCGGCACCCCGACGTCGAGGAACGATTACACGCCGAGGTCGACGAAGTGCTCGCGGGCCGCCCGGTGACCTTCGACGACCTGCCGAAGCTGACCTACACCAGGCAGGTCGTGCAGGAGGTCCTGCGCAGGTACCCGATCTGGATCCTGATGCGCCGGACCCTGGAGCCGGTGGACTTCGACGGCTTCGAGGTGCCGGCCGGCTCGGAAGTGATCATCAGCCCGCACGCCCTGCACCACGACCCGCGCACGTTCCCCGACCCGGACCGCTTCGACCCCGACCGCTGGGAACCGTCGCGCGCGGCCTCGGTGCCCCGCGGTGCGTACATCCCGTTCGGGGCGGGGACGCGGCAGTGCGTGGGCAACGCCTTCGCGCTGAACGAGGCCGTGGTCGTCCTGGCCACTGTCGCGTCGAAGTACCGCCTGCGCCCGGTGCCCGGCAAACCGGTGCGCACGAAGTACACCACCGCCCCCTACCCGAGTGGGCTGCTGCTGACGGTGGTGCCGAGGTCCTGA
- a CDS encoding DUF305 domain-containing protein, translating into MSTPDQRPSTATRTLVATVAVLAVLLLGAAVGLLIQLPGKDDASVPAKDSVDVGFSQDMAVHHIQGISMANAARDKTTNPAIRQLAFDIESTQLEQVGRMKGWLTLWGAPEQSPDGTHMKWMATATHHEAGTSGGTTGLMPGMASSEELAKLRSLSGTEFDVYFLQLMLRHHQGGAPMAQYAATHAGQNAVRTLADNMLKSQSSESEYMKQLLTERGAAPLQ; encoded by the coding sequence TTGAGCACTCCGGACCAGCGCCCCAGCACCGCCACCAGGACCCTAGTTGCCACGGTGGCGGTGCTGGCGGTGCTGCTCCTGGGTGCCGCGGTGGGCCTGCTCATCCAGCTGCCGGGCAAGGACGACGCGTCCGTCCCGGCGAAGGACTCGGTGGACGTGGGCTTCTCGCAGGACATGGCGGTGCACCACATCCAGGGCATCAGCATGGCCAACGCGGCGAGGGACAAGACAACGAACCCGGCCATCCGCCAGCTGGCGTTCGACATCGAGTCCACCCAGCTGGAGCAGGTCGGCCGCATGAAGGGCTGGCTCACCCTGTGGGGCGCGCCCGAGCAGTCCCCGGACGGCACCCACATGAAGTGGATGGCCACCGCGACCCACCACGAGGCGGGGACCTCGGGCGGCACGACCGGGTTGATGCCCGGCATGGCGTCGTCGGAGGAGCTGGCCAAGCTCCGGTCCCTGTCGGGCACGGAGTTCGACGTCTACTTCCTCCAACTCATGCTCCGCCACCACCAGGGCGGCGCCCCGATGGCCCAGTACGCGGCGACCCACGCCGGCCAGAACGCGGTACGCACCCTCGCGGACAACATGCTGAAGTCGCAGTCCAGCGAGAGCGAATACATGAAGCAACTCCTGACCGAACGCGGCGCCGCTCCCCTCCAGTAG
- the lysA gene encoding diaminopimelate decarboxylase — protein MRAHPAGPRHADVLVPSNTAGNRPSTPGELDRLHPHVWPRNAHRGGDGAVRFGGVDVRQLVEEHGTPLFVMDEQDFRSRCRDHAEAFGDPTQVHYASKAFLSVAVARWVAEEGLSIDVCSGGELAIALRADFPAERIALHGNNKSVAELEAAVAAGVGAVVLDSFYEIARLDQIARERGVVQPVMIRVTVGVEAHTHEFIATAHEDQKFGFSLSSGDAAEAARRVLKAEGLRLVGLHSHIGSQIFDASGFEVAARRVIGLLADLRDEHGDSVLDQVSTVDLGGGLGIAYTPDDDPPPPAELARQLQNIVAKECEHAGLPAPKIAVEPGRAIVGPGTVTVYEVGTIKDVQLDAGATRRYVSVDGGMSDNIRTALYDAVYDCKVVSRGAEQDAKAVLCRVVGKHCESGDVVVRDCWLPDDLAPGDLIAVAATGAYCYSMASGYNRLPRPALAAVSDGASRLLLRRETEEDLFRLEV, from the coding sequence ATGAGGGCGCACCCCGCCGGTCCCCGGCACGCGGACGTCCTCGTCCCCTCCAACACCGCCGGCAACCGGCCGTCCACCCCCGGCGAGCTCGACCGACTTCACCCGCACGTGTGGCCGCGCAACGCCCACCGGGGCGGCGACGGCGCGGTCCGGTTCGGTGGCGTGGACGTCCGGCAGCTGGTCGAGGAGCACGGCACCCCGCTGTTCGTGATGGACGAGCAGGACTTCCGGTCCCGCTGCCGCGACCACGCCGAGGCGTTCGGCGACCCGACGCAGGTGCACTACGCGTCCAAGGCGTTCCTGTCCGTCGCGGTGGCCCGGTGGGTCGCCGAGGAGGGGCTGAGCATCGACGTGTGCAGCGGTGGTGAGCTGGCCATCGCGTTGCGCGCCGACTTCCCGGCCGAGCGGATCGCGTTGCACGGCAACAACAAGTCCGTCGCCGAGCTCGAAGCCGCCGTGGCGGCCGGCGTCGGCGCGGTGGTGCTGGACTCGTTCTACGAGATCGCCCGCCTGGACCAGATCGCCCGCGAGCGCGGGGTCGTGCAGCCGGTGATGATCCGGGTGACGGTCGGCGTCGAGGCGCACACCCACGAGTTCATCGCGACCGCGCACGAGGACCAGAAGTTCGGCTTCTCGCTGTCCTCCGGGGACGCGGCGGAGGCGGCGCGGCGCGTGCTCAAGGCCGAGGGGCTCCGGCTCGTCGGGCTGCACAGCCACATCGGCTCGCAGATCTTCGACGCCAGCGGCTTCGAGGTGGCGGCCCGCCGGGTCATCGGACTGCTGGCGGACCTGCGCGACGAGCACGGCGACTCCGTCCTGGACCAGGTGTCCACTGTGGACCTCGGCGGCGGCTTGGGCATCGCCTACACCCCGGACGACGACCCGCCGCCGCCCGCCGAACTGGCCCGCCAGCTGCAGAACATCGTGGCCAAGGAGTGCGAGCACGCGGGCCTGCCCGCGCCCAAGATCGCCGTCGAACCCGGCCGCGCGATCGTCGGCCCCGGCACGGTCACCGTGTACGAGGTCGGCACCATCAAGGACGTCCAGCTCGACGCCGGCGCGACCCGCCGGTACGTCAGCGTCGACGGCGGCATGAGCGACAACATCCGCACCGCCCTGTACGACGCCGTGTACGACTGCAAGGTGGTCTCCCGCGGGGCCGAGCAAGACGCGAAGGCCGTGCTGTGCCGCGTGGTGGGCAAGCACTGCGAGTCCGGCGACGTCGTGGTGCGCGACTGCTGGCTGCCCGACGACCTGGCGCCCGGCGACCTCATCGCGGTCGCGGCGACCGGGGCCTACTGCTACTCGATGGCCAGCGGCTACAACCGCCTGCCCCGGCCCGCGCTCGCCGCGGTGTCCGACGGCGCCTCGCGGCTGCTGCTGCGCCGGGAGACCGAGGAAGACCTGTTCCGCCTGGAGGTATGA
- a CDS encoding alpha/beta fold hydrolase — translation MSWSRFRRLCAAVLLATGVLTVPGTAQAAPVSCEDVYVPVSILLLPQTVYGRLCTPEGARTVMVLVPGSTYTSHYWDIDTRPENSFRRSMNQAGLATLTVDRLGTGRSSKPLSALVSTVTEADAVHGVVQRVRGRFDRVVIGGHSLGSAISILEAGRYRDVAGVLLTGFTPRLDVVSAVPVFASLIPATLEPQFAGLDPGYLTTSPGTRYSSFHAPGVVQEDLIADDERTKSVVSVAEPVDTIVLNNYVLPAALAIRAPVMLVMADGDEHFCGPPLGSDCSSPEALKASEAHYYADGVRLDTYVLRGYGHSFNYAPNAPDYHAAVAIWANSLN, via the coding sequence GTGAGTTGGTCCCGTTTCCGCCGGCTGTGCGCGGCGGTGCTGTTGGCGACAGGCGTCTTGACCGTCCCCGGTACCGCCCAGGCGGCCCCGGTGTCGTGCGAGGACGTGTACGTGCCGGTGAGCATCCTGCTGCTGCCGCAGACCGTGTACGGCCGGCTGTGCACCCCCGAGGGCGCACGGACCGTGATGGTCCTCGTACCCGGTTCCACCTACACCAGCCACTACTGGGACATCGACACCCGTCCCGAGAACTCGTTCCGCCGCTCCATGAACCAGGCCGGCCTCGCGACCCTGACGGTGGACCGCCTGGGCACCGGCCGCAGCTCCAAGCCGCTGAGCGCGCTGGTGTCGACCGTGACCGAGGCCGACGCCGTGCACGGGGTGGTGCAGCGGGTGCGGGGCCGGTTCGACCGGGTGGTGATCGGTGGGCACTCGCTGGGGTCGGCGATCTCGATCCTGGAGGCGGGTCGGTACCGCGATGTCGCCGGGGTGTTGCTGACCGGGTTCACGCCCCGGCTGGACGTGGTGAGCGCCGTGCCGGTGTTCGCCTCCCTGATCCCGGCCACGCTGGAGCCGCAGTTCGCGGGCTTGGATCCCGGGTACCTGACGACTTCACCGGGGACGCGGTATTCGTCGTTCCACGCGCCGGGGGTGGTCCAGGAGGATTTGATCGCGGACGACGAGCGCACGAAGTCGGTCGTGTCGGTGGCGGAGCCGGTGGACACGATCGTGCTGAACAACTACGTGCTGCCGGCGGCGTTGGCGATCCGTGCGCCGGTCATGCTGGTGATGGCGGACGGGGACGAGCACTTCTGCGGGCCGCCGCTGGGGTCGGATTGTTCATCGCCGGAGGCTTTGAAGGCGTCGGAGGCGCACTACTACGCGGATGGGGTGCGATTGGACACGTATGTGCTCCGGGGGTACGGGCACTCGTTCAACTACGCCCCCAACGCCCCGGACTACCACGCCGCCGTCGCCATCTGGGCAAACAGCCTGAATTAG
- a CDS encoding DUF3105 domain-containing protein, translated as MTSGKKTKAARSSVAAARSSVVAKKPKPWGTIIAVIAVLALAGTVFGYAYAQISEKNAQEAALAKWQPSEENKDPSDQIQGVVKKEYPAGKHVQPTQRVAYDQSPPFGGPHDGAWANCTGVVYAKPVRTENMVHALEHGAVWIAYNPDQVTGEKLDKLKAKADGQQYTMLSPYPGLDKPVSLQSWGHQLKVESVDDERVDQFIKSLRRNQYTYPEIGAACDSPTFDVDNPPPFVAEKPGADAVPMDGGTADPTENPTAAPTTQPSS; from the coding sequence ATGACCAGCGGCAAGAAGACTAAGGCCGCGCGCTCCAGCGTGGCGGCGGCGCGGTCCTCGGTGGTGGCGAAGAAGCCGAAGCCGTGGGGCACCATCATCGCGGTGATCGCCGTGTTGGCGCTGGCGGGCACCGTGTTCGGGTATGCCTACGCGCAGATCTCCGAGAAGAACGCCCAGGAGGCCGCACTGGCCAAGTGGCAGCCCTCGGAGGAGAACAAGGACCCGTCCGACCAGATCCAGGGCGTGGTGAAGAAGGAGTACCCGGCCGGCAAGCACGTGCAGCCGACGCAGCGGGTGGCCTACGACCAGTCCCCGCCCTTCGGTGGTCCGCACGACGGTGCGTGGGCGAACTGCACCGGCGTCGTGTACGCGAAGCCCGTGCGCACGGAGAACATGGTCCACGCGCTGGAGCACGGCGCGGTCTGGATCGCCTACAACCCCGACCAGGTGACTGGCGAGAAGCTGGACAAGCTCAAGGCCAAGGCGGACGGCCAGCAGTACACGATGCTGTCGCCGTACCCGGGTCTGGACAAGCCGGTGTCGCTCCAGTCGTGGGGCCACCAGCTCAAGGTCGAGAGCGTGGACGACGAGCGCGTCGACCAGTTCATCAAGTCGCTGCGCCGCAACCAGTACACCTACCCGGAGATCGGCGCGGCCTGCGACTCGCCGACCTTCGACGTCGACAACCCGCCGCCGTTCGTGGCGGAGAAGCCGGGCGCCGACGCGGTCCCGATGGACGGCGGCACGGCCGACCCGACCGAGAACCCGACGGCCGCTCCCACCACGCAGCCGAGCAGCTGA
- the argS gene encoding arginine--tRNA ligase, whose translation MTPAALADLVRATAVDVLSTRGLDPAVLPAAVTIERPRNPEHGDYATNLALVTAKKAGVVPRDLAGWLAEALAGTDAIASAEVAGPGFLNLRLAADAQGGIVRDVLEAGDAYGRGDQLAGVKINLEFVSANPTGPIHLGGTRWAAVGDALGRILAANGGDVTREYYFNDAGAQIDRFVRSLIAAAKGEPAPEDGYAGGYISDIAAEVLKQEPGALSAEDSHEVFRRIGVNLMFAEIKRDLHDFGTDFDVFFHENSLHESGAVAKAIEQLKTSGGLYFEDGAWWLRTTEYGDDKDRVVIKRDGDPAYIAGDIAYFLDKRSRGFDLCIYMLGADHHGYIGRLKAAAAALGDDPKTVEVLIGQMVNLVSEGKPVRMSKRAGTVITMQDLVDAVGVDAARYAMSRSSVDSSLDIDLDLLRKRSNENPVFYVQYAHARICSVLRNAADLGMTPNDALELLQHDREGELIRALGEFPRVVATAGELREPHRVARFLEELAGRLHRWYDTKECRILPKGDEDVTDVQRARLQLCIATRQVLVNGLRLLGVSAPERM comes from the coding sequence GTGACTCCCGCTGCGCTCGCTGACCTGGTCCGTGCGACGGCCGTGGACGTGCTGTCCACCCGCGGCCTCGACCCCGCCGTCCTGCCCGCCGCGGTGACCATCGAGCGACCCCGCAACCCGGAGCACGGCGACTACGCCACCAACCTGGCCCTGGTCACCGCCAAGAAGGCCGGTGTCGTGCCTCGTGACCTGGCCGGATGGCTGGCGGAGGCGCTCGCCGGGACGGACGCCATCGCGTCCGCCGAGGTCGCCGGACCGGGCTTTCTGAACCTGCGGCTCGCGGCCGACGCCCAGGGCGGCATCGTGCGGGACGTCCTGGAGGCGGGCGACGCCTACGGCCGGGGCGACCAGCTGGCCGGGGTCAAGATCAACCTGGAGTTCGTGTCCGCGAACCCGACCGGCCCCATCCACCTGGGCGGGACCCGGTGGGCGGCGGTCGGCGACGCGCTGGGCCGCATCCTCGCGGCCAACGGCGGCGACGTGACCCGCGAGTACTACTTCAACGACGCCGGCGCCCAGATCGACCGGTTCGTGCGGTCCCTGATCGCCGCCGCCAAGGGCGAGCCCGCCCCCGAGGACGGCTACGCGGGCGGCTACATCTCCGACATCGCCGCCGAGGTCCTCAAGCAGGAGCCGGGCGCGCTGTCCGCCGAGGACTCCCACGAGGTCTTCCGGCGCATCGGCGTGAACCTGATGTTCGCCGAGATCAAGCGGGACCTGCACGACTTCGGCACCGACTTCGACGTGTTCTTCCACGAGAACTCGCTGCACGAGTCGGGCGCGGTCGCCAAGGCGATCGAGCAGCTCAAGACCTCCGGCGGCCTGTACTTCGAGGACGGCGCCTGGTGGCTGCGGACCACCGAATACGGCGACGACAAGGACCGGGTGGTCATCAAGCGCGACGGCGACCCGGCCTACATCGCCGGCGACATCGCGTACTTCCTGGACAAGCGGTCACGCGGCTTCGACCTGTGCATCTACATGCTCGGCGCGGACCACCACGGCTACATCGGCCGCCTCAAGGCCGCCGCGGCCGCGCTGGGCGACGACCCGAAGACCGTCGAGGTGCTCATCGGCCAGATGGTGAACCTGGTCAGCGAGGGCAAGCCGGTCCGGATGAGCAAGCGGGCCGGCACGGTCATCACCATGCAGGACCTGGTGGACGCGGTGGGCGTGGACGCCGCCCGGTACGCCATGTCCCGCTCCTCGGTGGACTCCAGCCTGGACATCGACCTCGACCTGCTGCGCAAGCGCTCGAACGAGAACCCGGTCTTCTACGTCCAGTACGCCCACGCGCGGATCTGTTCGGTGCTCCGCAACGCCGCCGACCTCGGCATGACGCCCAACGACGCGCTGGAGCTGCTCCAGCACGACCGCGAGGGCGAGCTGATCCGCGCGCTGGGCGAGTTCCCCCGGGTCGTGGCGACGGCGGGCGAGCTGCGCGAGCCGCACCGCGTCGCCCGGTTCCTGGAGGAGCTGGCCGGCCGCCTGCACCGCTGGTACGACACCAAGGAGTGCCGGATCCTGCCCAAGGGCGACGAGGACGTGACCGACGTCCAGCGCGCGCGCCTGCAGCTGTGCATCGCCACCCGCCAGGTCCTGGTCAACGGCCTGCGCCTGCTGGGCGTGAGCGCTCCGGAGCGGATGTGA
- a CDS encoding SAM-dependent methyltransferase, whose product MVRPDWVPQSVDVSVPSIARAYDFMLGGAHNFAVDREIALKIDKMMPGLRSGTRVNRAFLGRVVRFMVDQGVRQFLDIGSGIPTVANVHEVAQDADPTCRVVYVDRDPIAVAHSELMLADNDRAEIVAADLRDVDGVLGSPEAQRLLDFSQPVGMLMLLLLHWVPDEWKPRELLARYVDALPSGSFLAISHVSADTMGDPLYRAAEVINSSGSADQLTIRTHGEVLELLDGYELLDPGLVGCAEWRPTGPGDISDRHEINMLLYGAVCRKP is encoded by the coding sequence GTGGTCAGACCGGATTGGGTCCCGCAGAGCGTGGACGTTTCCGTGCCGAGCATCGCCCGCGCGTACGACTTCATGCTCGGTGGGGCGCACAACTTCGCCGTCGACCGCGAGATCGCGCTCAAGATCGACAAGATGATGCCCGGCCTGCGCAGCGGCACCCGCGTCAACCGGGCGTTCCTCGGCCGCGTGGTGCGGTTCATGGTCGACCAGGGGGTCCGGCAGTTCCTCGACATCGGCTCGGGCATCCCGACCGTGGCCAACGTGCACGAGGTGGCGCAGGACGCCGACCCGACCTGCCGGGTGGTCTACGTCGACCGCGACCCGATCGCCGTGGCGCACAGCGAGCTGATGCTGGCCGACAACGACCGGGCCGAGATCGTCGCCGCCGATCTCCGGGACGTCGACGGCGTCCTCGGCAGCCCGGAAGCCCAGCGCCTGCTGGACTTCTCGCAGCCGGTGGGCATGTTGATGCTGTTGCTGCTGCACTGGGTGCCCGACGAGTGGAAGCCGCGCGAACTGCTGGCCCGGTACGTGGACGCGCTGCCGTCGGGCAGCTTCCTCGCGATCAGCCACGTCAGCGCCGACACCATGGGCGACCCCCTCTACCGCGCCGCCGAGGTGATCAACAGCAGCGGCAGCGCCGACCAGCTGACCATCCGCACGCACGGCGAGGTCCTGGAACTGCTCGACGGCTACGAGCTGCTCGACCCCGGCCTGGTCGGGTGCGCCGAGTGGCGGCCGACCGGACCCGGTGACATCAGCGACCGGCACGAGATCAACATGCTGCTCTACGGGGCCGTGTGCCGAAAACCGTGA